In Nitrospinota bacterium, the DNA window CGATTTCCTGCTAGTTCCTCCCAAGCATTAAATTAATGAGTAAAAACAACGGCTTCCGGCAAGGTATGCAGATTGCGTTCAGATTGGGAACTGAACTGACGGTGGCCACATTGATCGGCGCACTTTTGGGTTATGGTGTCGATCATTTTTTGAATACGAGGCCTTGGGGATTGGCGATCGGGGTTATATTTGGTGGAGCTGCCGGGTCATTGAACGTTTACCGGGCTGCCATGTCGCTAAGTAATGAAGAAGATTTGGATGATCACGACAAGAATAACTCCTGAATTTGGTTGGATTTAAAATATGGAAAGTCCGTTACATCATTTTGAAGTTCATAACATTATTCCTATACATATAGGTGGGTTGGATCTATCTATCAGTAATGCTGTTGTGGCGATGTGGGTGGGTTTAGCTGTCATTGCCGGGAGTTTCATGCTGGTGGTGAATCGGGGAGTCTCTCCCATACCGGGTAAATTGCAGAGCATATTGGAAATTGCCCTTGAGTTTATAAGGGATCTGGTTTTTGAATTTATCGGTGAAGAAGAAGGCCGTAAATATGTCCCATTTATTGCCAGTTTGTTCCTGTTTATTCTGGCATGCAATCTGATCGGTCTCATTCCAGGTTCATACACCATTACCAGTCAACTGGCTGTAACCGGGGCTTTTGCCATTGGTATTTTTATTCTTACCCTTATAATCGGGT includes these proteins:
- a CDS encoding ATP synthase subunit I; this translates as MSKNNGFRQGMQIAFRLGTELTVATLIGALLGYGVDHFLNTRPWGLAIGVIFGGAAGSLNVYRAAMSLSNEEDLDDHDKNNS
- a CDS encoding F0F1 ATP synthase subunit A, yielding MESPLHHFEVHNIIPIHIGGLDLSISNAVVAMWVGLAVIAGSFMLVVNRGVSPIPGKLQSILEIALEFIRDLVFEFIGEEEGRKYVPFIASLFLFILACNLIGLIPGSYTITSQLAVTGAFAIGIFILTLIIGFSKHGAHFLGILVPPGVPKIMVPLMVPIEIISMLARPISLAVRLFANMTAGHTVLAVLFGLAMTGPLWLGWLPFGFTIIINGLEIAIAFIQAYIFTTLTCVYIGDVIKLH